tATTTGTCCCTCAATAGGCAATTTGCCCATTAaattttaagctattttttaaaatggggctaattgtccataatcagcaagttcatgattaatttacccacaaaattaatttatatgttaattgtccattgcttacaagttgaggggataaattgctacttaagtcctAAAAATAGTCCCCCCTCTAGTCACCTCACTGGCAACATTGAAATtgtattactttttatttttctccaTTTTATATACTATACATTCTAAAATTGGCCAATGTCTAAATCGATAGTTGACAGTTCTGATACAATGCATATTCACTTTCGAGATAAGCCTTACCCATTGCCATTACTTCATCTATGTTATCTGACTTTTTAAATGAAGAATTTGTATATattaagatattttttatatattttgaattagaCAAAAAGTCAATGAAACATACACtatacattattattattatttatgttgaatatattacatttttttaattaatattgccGGTTATGGGgtgaaaattttcaattttttaagtaaaaacaatataaaattacCAAACTCAGAATATATTATGTCTAACGATATAATTAAGAATGTAGTTTGCATAGGGTACCTTCGAAGGTTATCTTATTATAAATACTACTTTGATTATTTATCCATCATGATCACctttattcaataataaaatctataaagttgattaatatataattacatAATGACAATTTGTTAGAGTTTGTTTGGTTCATCTATCACTTATATATCTGATAACTGagaattgataatattatttatttggtgagatttaattaatttctattgttgatatgttattgttttttatatcgtaaaaataatatatttcaattaggtaattcaatttaaacaaattgtaaagttaaaataattattagatgTTGGAATTGTTTATTATAAGCCTTCATATTAACAGCTCTTTGaagttcaaaaaataatatgaacTAGTATTGATATTGgattaaatacataaatatagttttatttttgcTAAAAACAATAGCTAGTAATCGCATTGAAAAGTTGAACAAAACACTCACAAATAGagataaattcaaatttaaaaaattaatcaagttcaaaataaaaataaaaatacatttagatgcataataaaataaataattacaaatcaattaggaaataaaatactattaaaaggtgtttggttcagtttttgtgagctatttttatcttttattttttaaaaaattcaatctAAGTGTCAAGTGAAGAATCTAgagaaaatcacatttttaccaCATTAATTAATCAGTATTTCACAAATTACCACATAACTCTCCTATTTTACATTACTaccaaaaacaatcaaaacttttcaccacCACCATCCCTATCATATGATGCCACGTGTAATAGATAGCTCATTACTGTTAGTGAGAATCTACCACGGGATCCGCGCCTTATTTGTTGTTGCATTCTCTTAAAACACGGGTTTCTTTCCTAGCTGATTCAAATAACACttgattttttcctttttaaaagatatcaaatcaaaaacacatcacaaatacacaaaatataccATCGTCTTCTTTCTCAAAAATAGCATCGTCTTCTTCCTCAAATCTTTTATCTCAAATATTGTATCATCATGGAATCTATTCCAGTGATGATACAACACAAAGGCAAATGGATTGAAGCAAATCAATATGCAGATTTTGAAGTTATTGGTGTCATGATTCCTCAAAATTCTACATATTTGGATCTTCTACATATAATAGCACAAGAAATACAagtaaatttggaaaaacagaATATTGAGATAAAATATCAAGTAAAGATTCAGTATCCACCACTCAAAATCAGTGATGATTCAAGCTTCAGATTTTACTTAGAAATCAAGAAAAAGGAAATCGACTTCACTATGTATCCTCTCTGCATAGTAGTTATCAGTGATACTAGCCAGATACAGACAATTCTTCCAGATGCAGCAGCAAGTATTTCAACAGCTATTTCAGAATCAAACAGAGACCAAGATACCATATCGATACACGATagatacatgtttgatacattCGACGAAATAGGTCAGTATACAAAACTTCTTGCAATTGATACAATAGACTGTAACGATGATCAAAATCAAGAATCAGTATCAGATCCACTACAAGATATAGATCTGACAGTTGGAAAAACTTTCAAAGATAAAGCTACTCTTCAAGCATGCTTACGACTTCATGCAATCAATAATCACTACCAACAAAAGACAGTTAAATCATGCCAAAAGAACATTTTTGTAAAATGTATCGATGATACATGTCAATGGTATCTGAAAGCGTCAATTAATGTTCACACAAAACAGTTCATCATTCGTAAACAAGACATGAACCACACATGCCCGATAGAGACCAGATTCAGCAATCAAAAACAAGCATCAGCATCACACATAGCGGCATCCATCAAAATGAAGTATCTCAATGTCAAAGCAACATACACACCAGTAGATATAAGGAATGATATGCAGACTTTACATGGAGTCAAGATCAGTTATATGATGGCTTGGAGATCAAGAGAATTGGCATTTGAAATGTTAAGAGGAAAGCCTTGTGAATCTTACAAATCGCTGCCTACTTTTTTATATATGCTTGGAACTAGAAACCCGGGATCTAGCATAGACATACAATTGAGAGATGACAGCACATTTTTGTATGTATTTACAGCATTAAAAGCTTCAATTACAGGATGGCAGTATTGCAAACCAATAATTGTAGTTGATGCTACATTCTTGAAGGCAACATTTGGGTGGCACACTTCTTGTTGCAACAGCTCAAGATGCAGCTGGAAAGCTGTTTCCTCTAGCATTTTCTGCTGTGGATTCAGAAAATGATGACTCATGGCATTATTTCTTCACTAAAATAAAACAGGCCTTTGGAACAAGAGAAGGTATCTGCATTGTATCAGATAGACATCTCAGCATAGAGTCAGCTATTAAAAGGATTTATCCTGAAGCTACTCATGGCGTATGCATGTTTCACCTTCTCAATAACCTCAAGACAAATTTCAAGAGAAATGCCAAGAAACTTAAAGAACCTTTCTTTGCAGCAGCAAGAGCATACACTGAGGTTGAATTTGACTACCACATGAAAGTGTTGGACAGCTTAGATGCTCGAGTAAGACCATTTCTTCAgcaaatcaaatatgaaaggtGGTCAAGGGTACATTCTCTCAAAAACAGGTATAAAACTATGACATCTAATTTAGCTGAATCATTAAACGCAACAATATTACATGCAAGAGAACTGCCGATCACAGCCTTATTTATGCACCTACATGACCTCCAACAAGAGTACTCATACAAACACAGAAAAATTACTATCGATACAGTCACAACACTTTCAACCATCCATGAAGATATACTTCTGCAAAATTACATTAATTCACTGAAACTACAGGTATGTAAAACTCATATTAGATAGTACAACACTATTTTATgttgtatatattatatatctGCTTTTCTGTGAAGTTCATAAATTTCTGTCTTTTTTaatgtatctaatatgtatataaacGGTATCTTgctattgtttttattatactaGGTGAAACCATCTTCAGATGATATCATAACAGTTCTCGAGAATGGTGAAAAGTACACAGTCAACATGGTCGAGAGAACATGTACATGCAAAAAGTTTGATATCGATGAAATTCCTTGTAAACATGCCATAGCATTTCTAGCCGACAAGAAGATTGAACCTTATGCGTACTGCTCAAGATACTATACAAATGCAGCTATGTTAGCGACATATTCTGAAACTGTATATCCATTGGAGAAGGAAGAAGAATGGATTATTCCAGAACATATCAAGAACATGATTGTCAAACCACCCCAACATAGAACACGAACTGGAAGGCCTAAAAAGGGTAGGTACCAGTCAAAGTGGGGAAATCCGAAAAACGATCCAAATCAAGGGCAATGTGGAAAATGCGGACACGCTGGACATAATAGGAAGACATGCCGAAACAAGCCAAAAGATACCTAGATTATTCATTTCTTTCAgtgttttttattatattttaaacttcCAAGTATTATATACAATTCTGATACATTAAAGAGTGATGTATGTCAATTTCTAATTGCGTAGAACATACATATCtgatattatattaaatgtcagatacatatattatacaggtttgatacatatatgatacacaAAATAATACATACAGCATCACAAAAACAATTACATATGTATATCTGGTAACATGTTAAATTCAGGTACATATATTATACCTgtaagatacataaatgatacattcaacttaaaaaaaaagtgcaagTGTGAATAAAAAGGAATATTAAAGTAAAAGATTACTtcattaattcaaacaaaaaacatTGTTTACTTCATTAATTCAAGGAACTGACATTGGTTTAGTAACAGGAAAACATATCTTATTAGTAGCAAAAGGGCAGACTTCATAGAACCAGATTTGCAAAGCCAAAGGGAAACTGTTAAGCCTATAAAACTTGATTCGTCTTCTTGTAGCAAACCTCTTCTTCATATCAGCAATGGTAGATCGAAAAACCATTATCCCCCAAGGATATGAGTTATAGTCCCCACTATCAACCATATCCATAAAAAAGCGACttacattttgaaatttaatctcATTTGAGCACAAATAGCACTCAAACAAGTAAATTACGGCCAATTTAACCGCATCGTCATCCGACTTGAAAACCTTGTTCAGAAATATGACACCCAATCCATCTCGAGTAACTTCACTATTTGGGAAATAGGTATCAATCAACTGATTCTGTAATGGAGCATAAGAAACAGGATTGAAATCACCAACACAATTTAACCCCGTAATCACAGCAAATTCATCAATACTAAACCGCAGTTTATGTCCAGAAACTTTAAACCACAATTCCCTATTATTTGGATGCTTCACTTCTCGCAGCAACAAAGAATGTATAAGCTGAGGCTGATTACACAACGGCGACAAGTCTAAAAAATGACCAAGAAATGTCTTCTTGAAAAGTTCCAGCTGAGTATCAGAAAGAGTTTTCTTGATGTCCtcaatatatttgaaatttaaaggcATAGTCACTCTACAAGTGTAACGATCTTCCGCATCTAACAAGTAGTCccagttctacaaatatacacaaatgatacacaaaaaatacataattagtaaatctaaaatacaatatttgtatacaaaataattttacatgaaaaaaaaacatataagatGCATatataacatttacaaaaacaCAGATCTTAGAGCCTACTAATGtaaacttaaaatgaaaaacacAAATCTTAGAGCCTAAAAAAACACAGATCTAAGatacatataatatacataaatgatacaaggattaataaacttattttataaactaatctTAAAATGGAACATGACAttacatatcaaaatacatctcttatacatgaaaaatacagatataaaaaaaattacctgaACCAAACGAGTTGGTTCTTCAATATGCAAGGATTTCTGAACTTTCTGATGATCAGGTACAGCATCAAAAGTCAAACGCCTTTTTTTCAAACCAGTTTCATCCACCTTTTTTCCCTTTACTTTGACATTCTCAGAGGCAGAAGCAACACCACTTCCTTCAACATCTTTTTCAGCTTTTTTTACTAATTTCCGCTTCATTTTTACAGGAACAACAAAATCCTTCTTCTCTTTTGTAGGAGTTGATCTTGTAGAAACCATGTTgctatttatagataaaatgcAGTTAATAGCAAATGTGGAGCCTAAAACCTAAATGCACGTTACATACTACACTGATAATGGCTAAAAAATAGGAAGTaaaaagaaaactgtaaatGAAGAAGGATAAACGATTGAAATCATGAGAGATCGTGTGAGAGAgggaagaagaaaagagaggaaTCAGCATAAGTTTGAAAAAACGGTAAAAAGAGCaataaagaagagaagaagTTGAAAATTAACAGAGCACGATACATGTGTGTTTTGCTAGACACGTGTAGGCTTGGGATGAAGGGAGGAAGGTGGTGCAGGCTGAAAACTATTAAAGGGAGCTGGTAATTTGTGAAATTAATGTggtaagaaagaaaaaaaattaattaacattgTATTGTCCGAAAATAGAAGGCTTTTTCTTGGCTTTTCTGTTATTTTCTCAAGAatctataataattatttttaccgCCAATAGttgctttttaattttaaatgttaatttcaaaattgttgTTTGTACTTTATTAGGGATTTAGCCAAAATTGtatctattaaaatatttaaatttatgatgtataaaattatttgaattatttaggAAGgactatataaaaaattacttatATTATAATAGCTATGATTTATTAAGTTTTTCAAATTCATAgtaaatttttatcaaatttttcggtataaataacttttaaattaattgttttcattataaaaaataattttaattgctttttattaaatatataatataatttatttatagtataaaaaataataatgagatattttaaaattatttaaattatcaacaacaatattttatttaatatcatcaaataaatattgttaTCGACTACCAACTGCAATATATCAACAACAACTAGCAGTTATAAATCATCAATAATCGTTGAACCAAACATAccctaaataaataattatctaatataaaaacaaaaacttatcgttaatgttttatataacgttagagtttaaataaaatgtaaaataatcaatctatattaaatatttttaattcttgcAATATAgagtaaaatattatttaattaaataaatataatattaatcttaatttgtaatttgtaattaatatacaaattaagTTTCATCAATTACACATcgtcataaaattaaattaaataatatttactcaaagTTAACAATGCTATTGAGAATTTaacaaaattagttttttttgataatttttctaataattTAGAAACACCATTTCCGTCATTTGGGCAAAAAGTAGATTAAAAATAACTGAAATGAATGATCCCCCGTTATCCTCTAATCCCCTCCTAATTTACCccccaaattataaaaattccaAAACTACCCTTAAAATTTCTCTTTATCACCCCAAATAAATCTCATCCTCAATCCCACTCTTCACAAACCAACAACAAAACTATATTTATCCATTTCTCTCAATTTTTTCTCAAAATTCGCGCTTTTCGCCGATTCAATTAACTCGCCCCCAACTCACCCACCGAGTCACCATGACTCGACGCTGTTCTCATTGCAGCAACAACGGCCACAACTCACGCACGTGTCCGACGCGCTCCTCGTCGTCGTTGTCATCTTCAGCTTCGTCGACTATGACGCCATCGTCTTCAGCTTCTTCGCTCGCCGGTGTGAGGTTGTTCGGTGTGAGGTTAACGGACGGGTCGATTATTAAAAAGAGTGCTAGTATGGGTAATTTATCGGCGATGGCTGCTCATTATCATTCGTCGGCGGCGGCTTCTCCTAATCCGGAGTCTCCGTTATCGGATCATCTTCGGGGCGGGGGTGATTCGGGTCAGGATGGTTATC
This window of the Mercurialis annua linkage group LG5, ddMerAnnu1.2, whole genome shotgun sequence genome carries:
- the LOC126680676 gene encoding uncharacterized protein LOC126680676 encodes the protein MESIPVMIQHKGKWIEANQYADFEVIGVMIPQNSTYLDLLHIIAQEIQVNLEKQNIEIKYQVKIQYPPLKISDDSSFRFYLEIKKKEIDFTMYPLCIVVISDTSQIQTILPDAAASISTAISESNRDQDTISIHDRYMFDTFDEIGQYTKLLAIDTIDCNDDQNQESVSDPLQDIDLTVGKTFKDKATLQACLRLHAINNHYQQKTVKSCQKNIFVKCIDDTCQWYLKASINVHTKQFIIRKQDMNHTCPIETRFSNQKQASASHIAASIKMKYLNVKATYTPVDIRNDMQTLHGVKISYMMAWRSRELAFEMLRGKPCESYKSLPTFLYMLGTRNPGSSIDIQLRDDSTFLYVFTALKASITGWQQHLGGTLLVATAQDAAGKLFPLAFSAVDSENDDSWHYFFTKIKQAFGTREGICIVSDRHLSIESAIKRIYPEATHGVCMFHLLNNLKTNFKRNAKKLKEPFFAAARAYTEVEFDYHMKVLDSLDARVRPFLQQIKYERWSRVHSLKNRYKTMTSNLAESLNATILHARELPITALFMHLHDLQQEYSYKHRKITIDTVTTLSTIHEDILLQNYINSLKLQVKPSSDDIITVLENGEKYTVNMVERTCTCKKFDIDEIPCKHAIAFLADKKIEPYAYCSRYYTNAAMLATYSETVYPLEKEEEWIIPEHIKNMIVKPPQHRTRTGRPKKGRYQSKWGNPKNDPNQGQCGKCGHAGHNRKTCRNKPKDT
- the LOC126680677 gene encoding uncharacterized protein LOC126680677, coding for MVSTRSTPTKEKKDFVVPVKMKRKLVKKAEKDVEGSGVASASENVKVKGKKVDETGLKKRRLTFDAVPDHQKVQKSLHIEEPTRLVQNWDYLLDAEDRYTCRVTMPLNFKYIEDIKKTLSDTQLELFKKTFLGHFLDLSPLCNQPQLIHSLLLREVKHPNNRELWFKVSGHKLRFSIDEFAVITGLNCVGDFNPVSYAPLQNQLIDTYFPNSEVTRDGLGVIFLNKVFKSDDDAVKLAVIYLFECYLCSNEIKFQNVSRFFMDMVDSGDYNSYPWGIMVFRSTIADMKKRFATRRRIKFYRLNSFPLALQIWFYEVCPFATNKICFPVTKPMSVP